In Jatrophihabitans sp., a single genomic region encodes these proteins:
- a CDS encoding MFS transporter, translating into MTAATASPSPLRRLWQRELPEYPTGARRIWYLGIVFTATVIVYYENFISGAITLQLLGDFQISFLYFAVVTALGNAVGAIGSLATGVADKVGRGNLAVVSLLGVSLVTLLWLPNVTTGLQYGIAFGAAGVFEGVILVVTPALVRDFSPQVGRAQAMAFWTMGPVLGSLLVTMVSSNTLDSHPEWQFQFEIAGWAGLAVCVLALLFLRELNGADRDRIIGALEAETAAALNSRGLSHEEATRQPYRQMFRLDIVGPALGLSLFLLMYFTAIGVLPVYFQTNLNFSASESNSLLNWLWASAAVSMLVFGVLSDKLRVRKPFILAGALASVPVDIAFLMKADSGSPTYSSIAILLALMGIWLGAAYAPWMAAFTETVELRNPALSATGLAIWGWILRVTVASAVITIPLIVSAVTPIVDDGPSVLQAQAYFDKSQPLKLLLAEARAHPEVLSELGASPDDPAVQKKAIETVGAPTVLVLAGDPIAQSNLALLAEKAPGVLKAQADSPGQWRAWFWICTIGALALCPLTLLLKGPWRPQPTDDAHATEHALELANRRAHPDAHPVGAVPLHLQEHAVPAQAVARQQPGAGT; encoded by the coding sequence ATGACTGCTGCTACAGCATCACCATCACCGCTGCGCCGCCTGTGGCAACGCGAGTTGCCGGAGTACCCGACCGGCGCCAGGCGCATCTGGTACCTCGGGATTGTCTTCACCGCGACGGTCATCGTGTACTACGAGAACTTCATCAGTGGGGCTATCACCCTGCAGCTGCTGGGTGACTTCCAGATCTCCTTCTTGTACTTCGCCGTCGTCACCGCGCTGGGAAACGCTGTCGGAGCCATCGGCTCGCTGGCGACCGGCGTCGCCGACAAGGTGGGGCGCGGCAACCTGGCGGTCGTCAGCCTGTTAGGCGTTTCCCTGGTGACCCTGCTGTGGTTGCCCAACGTGACGACCGGCCTTCAGTACGGGATCGCCTTCGGCGCTGCCGGGGTTTTCGAGGGCGTCATCCTGGTGGTCACGCCCGCGTTGGTGCGGGACTTCAGCCCCCAGGTCGGTCGCGCCCAGGCCATGGCTTTCTGGACGATGGGACCGGTGCTGGGCAGCCTCCTGGTCACCATGGTGTCCAGCAACACCCTCGACAGCCACCCGGAGTGGCAGTTCCAGTTCGAGATCGCGGGCTGGGCCGGCCTGGCCGTCTGCGTGCTGGCCCTGCTGTTCCTGCGCGAGCTCAACGGAGCTGATCGTGACCGCATCATCGGCGCGCTGGAGGCAGAGACCGCAGCGGCGCTGAACAGCCGCGGGCTGTCGCATGAAGAGGCCACCCGCCAGCCGTACCGGCAGATGTTCCGGCTCGACATCGTCGGCCCGGCACTCGGTCTCAGCCTGTTCCTGCTCATGTACTTCACCGCAATCGGTGTCCTTCCGGTGTACTTCCAGACCAACCTCAACTTCTCCGCCAGTGAGTCGAACTCGCTGTTGAACTGGCTGTGGGCCAGCGCGGCGGTGTCCATGCTCGTTTTCGGGGTGCTGTCGGACAAGCTGCGCGTCCGCAAGCCGTTCATCCTCGCCGGTGCCCTGGCCAGCGTCCCGGTCGACATCGCGTTCCTTATGAAGGCCGACTCCGGCTCCCCCACCTACTCCTCCATCGCGATCCTGCTGGCGCTCATGGGCATCTGGCTGGGTGCTGCGTACGCGCCGTGGATGGCTGCCTTCACCGAGACCGTCGAGCTTCGCAACCCCGCCCTGTCGGCCACCGGCCTGGCCATCTGGGGGTGGATCCTGCGCGTGACGGTCGCCAGCGCTGTCATCACGATCCCGTTGATCGTCTCGGCTGTCACGCCCATCGTCGACGACGGCCCTTCCGTGCTCCAGGCGCAGGCCTACTTCGACAAGAGCCAACCCCTGAAACTGCTGCTTGCCGAGGCGCGGGCACACCCTGAGGTGCTCAGCGAGCTCGGCGCGTCGCCGGACGACCCGGCGGTGCAGAAGAAGGCGATCGAGACCGTCGGCGCGCCGACCGTACTTGTGCTGGCCGGTGACCCGATCGCCCAGAGCAATCTCGCCCTGCTCGCCGAAAAGGCGCCCGGCGTCCTCAAGGCGCAGGCCGACAGCCCGGGACAGTGGCGAGCCTGGTTCTGGATCTGCACCATCGGGGCACTGGCTCTCTGCCCGCTCACGCTGCTGCTGAAGGGCCCGTGGCGCCCGCAACCCACCGACGATGCCCACGCCACAGAACACGCTCTCGAGCTGGCCAACCGCCGCGCTCACCCTGATGCGCATCCGGTGGGGGCGGTTCCGCTCCACCTGCAGGAGCACGCCGTACCGGCGCAAGCCGTCGCCCGTCAGCAGCCCGGAGCGGGAACCTAG
- a CDS encoding zinc-binding dehydrogenase — MTVPATMRALQQTSWNGPQDLRLITDAQVPSPGPGEILIRVTAAGVNFADIDQAHGRFAGGPQPPYLAGFEGAGVVVAVGEGVAGLEPGAHVIGVGGGAFAEYMVLYAGGALPVPAGWADEQALGMVVNWPTALAALKPQGHLTAGQTVLIHAAAGGTGQAAVKMAKHYGARVIATASPGKHEVVRALGADHVLDSRSADLAADVLRLTDGAGADLVLESGGGVTFAASLAAAKQVTGRVVVYGVAGGEAAITNWELVYKHQIHIIGLNLGTLIQAAPHIFGEVTEELSALISAGVLTPGQPTMYELGDGPKALATLAARATIGKLALVP; from the coding sequence ATGACCGTTCCCGCGACTATGCGCGCCCTGCAACAGACCTCATGGAACGGCCCGCAGGACCTGCGCCTGATCACCGACGCGCAGGTGCCAAGTCCCGGCCCGGGGGAGATCCTGATCCGGGTCACTGCCGCAGGCGTTAACTTCGCCGATATAGACCAGGCCCACGGCAGGTTCGCAGGCGGTCCACAGCCGCCGTATCTGGCGGGATTCGAGGGCGCCGGGGTAGTGGTCGCCGTCGGCGAGGGGGTGGCTGGCCTGGAGCCCGGCGCTCACGTCATCGGCGTCGGAGGCGGCGCCTTCGCGGAGTACATGGTGCTGTACGCGGGCGGCGCGCTCCCGGTGCCGGCGGGCTGGGCCGACGAGCAGGCGCTGGGCATGGTCGTGAACTGGCCGACCGCGTTGGCGGCGCTCAAGCCGCAGGGCCACCTCACCGCAGGGCAGACCGTGCTGATTCACGCCGCGGCCGGCGGGACCGGGCAGGCCGCGGTGAAGATGGCCAAGCACTACGGCGCGAGAGTGATCGCCACCGCATCGCCGGGCAAGCACGAAGTGGTACGGGCGCTGGGCGCCGACCACGTGCTCGACTCCCGCAGCGCCGACCTCGCCGCCGACGTTCTTCGGCTGACCGACGGCGCGGGAGCCGACCTGGTGCTGGAGTCAGGTGGCGGCGTCACCTTCGCCGCCAGCCTGGCCGCGGCCAAGCAGGTCACCGGCCGGGTCGTCGTCTATGGCGTGGCTGGCGGCGAAGCCGCGATCACCAACTGGGAACTGGTCTACAAGCACCAGATCCACATCATCGGCCTGAACCTCGGCACTCTGATCCAGGCCGCGCCGCACATCTTCGGCGAGGTGACTGAGGAACTGTCCGCGCTCATCTCCGCCGGCGTGCTCACCCCTGGCCAGCCCACCATGTATGAACTCGGTGACGGACCGAAGGCGCTGGCGACGCTCGCGGCCCGCGCCACCATCGGCAAGCTGGCCCTGGTGCCCTGA
- a CDS encoding flavin reductase family protein, which yields MANADKASVVEVTTPVESEPIERPDQNAQLDRFGLRRVFGRFTTGVTVVTTGGDAPHGMTANSFTSVSLSPPLVLICVLREAAMHSAILERKSFAVSVLAAQQEGLARYFADRKRPHGDQEFALIDWSPGRFTGSPVVEGALAWLECSLTATYDGGDHSIFLGEVLDMGLRDEDDALLFYDGFFHGLHPT from the coding sequence ATGGCCAACGCCGACAAAGCGTCCGTCGTGGAAGTGACGACACCGGTCGAAAGTGAGCCGATCGAGCGGCCGGACCAGAACGCCCAACTGGACCGGTTCGGCTTGCGACGTGTCTTCGGACGGTTCACGACCGGAGTGACTGTCGTGACGACCGGCGGTGACGCACCACACGGCATGACAGCGAACTCGTTCACCTCGGTGTCACTGAGCCCGCCGCTCGTGCTCATCTGCGTGCTGCGAGAGGCGGCCATGCACAGCGCCATCCTCGAACGCAAGTCGTTCGCGGTGTCGGTGCTCGCAGCGCAGCAGGAGGGCTTGGCGCGCTATTTCGCCGACCGCAAGCGCCCGCACGGCGACCAGGAGTTCGCCCTCATCGATTGGTCACCCGGCCGCTTCACCGGATCTCCCGTCGTCGAAGGCGCTCTCGCCTGGCTGGAGTGCTCCCTCACGGCAACCTACGACGGGGGCGACCACTCCATCTTTCTCGGCGAAGTCCTCGACATGGGACTGCGGGATGAGGACGACGCCTTGCTGTTCTATGACGGCTTCTTCCACGGCCTGCACCCCACGTAA
- a CDS encoding acyl-CoA thioesterase, giving the protein MNMQPYFEYRHLVGFEETNLVGNVYYVNYLRWQGRCREMFLRDHAPDVLAEIRDDLKLFTLRCDCEYLAEIAAFDELSIRMRLEDLTQTQIGFTFDYVRLRDGVEDLVARGRQRIACMRGPNTDTRPAQVPASLRKALEPYLGGTQRSRVFVDLVNGD; this is encoded by the coding sequence ATGAACATGCAACCGTACTTCGAGTACCGGCATCTCGTCGGGTTCGAGGAGACCAACCTCGTCGGCAATGTCTACTACGTCAACTACCTGCGCTGGCAGGGGCGCTGCCGTGAGATGTTCTTGCGGGATCACGCACCCGATGTCCTGGCCGAGATCCGCGACGATCTCAAGCTGTTCACGCTCAGGTGTGACTGCGAGTACCTGGCCGAGATTGCCGCGTTCGACGAGTTGTCGATCCGGATGCGCCTGGAAGACCTGACACAGACCCAGATCGGGTTCACCTTCGACTACGTGCGGTTGCGTGACGGGGTCGAGGATCTGGTCGCGCGCGGCCGGCAGCGAATCGCGTGCATGCGTGGGCCGAACACCGACACCCGTCCGGCCCAGGTGCCCGCCTCGCTGCGCAAGGCACTGGAGCCCTACCTCGGCGGCACGCAACGCTCGCGCGTGTTCGTCGACCTCGTGAACGGTGACTGA